A stretch of DNA from Sebastes fasciatus isolate fSebFas1 chromosome 16, fSebFas1.pri, whole genome shotgun sequence:
TCCGGTTCCGGTTTCACTTCAACTCATTAAAATGattcattaaacattaaaaccaATAATTCATTTAATAACCCATCAGTCCAAGGCTAGGAACGACctcttatatatataatataatatatatattatattatattatatatatataattaatatatgaGGTTGTTGCTGCTAACAGTTAGCAGCTATagagagattatatatatatatatatatatatatatgtcatgtAGAGATGTGAGAGGATGAACGGTCCTCTACAGTCTAGAAACTCCTCTCTACTAACAGATGTTCTTTAGTGTGAAGGCTTTATTCTGTACATGAAGAACTCCTCTgactttctctcctcttcttcctcttctccttcctcttcttctcctcttctcctcttctcctccttcttcttcttcttcttcttctccttcttcttcttcttcttcttctcctcttgtaGTCCAGTAAGAATGACTTCCGTCGGAAGTGGGACAAAGACGAGTATGAGAACTTGGCTCAGAAGCGCCTGGCGGAGGAGAGAGaccgagagaggagagatggtgagaTTCATTTATCTGTGTGTTCTACTTCCTGTCTGAGTGATGGTTCagtgttaaccctaaccctggttcagtgttaactctaaccctggttcagtgttaaccctaaccctggttcagtgttaactctaaccctggttcagtgttaactctaaccctggttcagtgttaaccctaaccctggttcagtgttaaccctaaccctggttcagtgttaaccctaaccctggttcagtgttaaccctaaccctggttcagtgttaactctaaccctggttcagtgttaactctaaccctggttcagtgttaaccctaaccctggttcagtgttaactctaaccctggttcagtgttaaccctaaccctggttcagtgttaaccctaaccctggttcagtgttaaccctaaccctggttcagtgttaaccctaaccctggttcagtgttaaccctaaccccggttcagtgttaaccctaaccctggttcagtgttaaccctaaccccggttcagtgttaaccctaaccctggttcagtgttaactctaaccctggttcagtgttaaccctaaccctggttcagtgttaaccctaaccctggttcagtgttaactctaaccctggttcagtgttaactctaaccctggttcagtgttaaccctaaccctggttcagtgttaactctaaccctggttcagtgttaactctaaccctggttcagtgttaactctaaccctggttcagtgttaactctaaccctggttcagtgttaactctaaccctggttcagtgttaactctaaccctggttcagtgttaaccctaaccccggttcagtgttaaccctaaccctggttcagtgttaactctaaccctggttcagtgttaactctaaccctggttcagtgttaactctaaccctggttcagtgttaactctaaccctggttcagtgttaactctaaccctggttcagtgttaactctaaccctggttcagtgttaactctaaccctggttcagtgttaactctaaccctggttcagtgttaactctaaccctggttcagtgttaaccctaaccccGGTTCAGTGTTAACTCTAACCCTGGTTCAGTGTTAACTCTAACCCTGGTTCagtgttaaccctaaccctggttcAGTGTTAACTCTAACCCCGGTTCAGTGTTAACTCTAACCCCGGTTCAGTGTGAGGAACGAGAGCGGTGTGGAGGAATGATGAGGAGGAATGATGAGGAGGAATGATGAAGAGGAATGATGAGGAGGAATGATGAAGAGGAATGATGAGGAGGAATGATGAAGAGGAATGATGAGGAGGAATGATGAAGAGGAATGATGAAGAGGTCATTAGTAGTGaatggtctctctctctttcagggAAAACCGCTCCGCCGGTCAAGCGGGACCTCCTGCGGCACCGAGACTATAAAGTGGACCTGGAGTCCAAACTGGGGAAGACCATCGTCATCACGAAGACCACCCCCCAGGCGGAGATGGGCGGGTAACACGCCttctttaacctttaacctgcTCTCACATCACGATCAGTCACACCTGATATGATGCAGCTGTAAtcagcgtgttaataacagcgtgttaataacagcgtgtgaataacagcgtgttaataacagcgtgttaataacagcgtgtgaataacagcgtgtgaataacagcgtgttaataacagcgtgttaataacagcgtgtgaataacagcgtgtgaataacagcgtgttaataacagcgtgttaataacagcgtgtgaataacagcgtgttaataacagcgtgttaataacagcgtgtgaataaccgtgtgaataacagcgtgtgaataacagcgtgttaataacagcgtgttaataacagcgtgtgaataacagcgtgttaataacagcgtgttaataacagcgtgtgaataacagcgtgttaataacagcgtgttaataacagcgtgttaataacagcgtgtgaataacagcgtgttaataacagcgtgttaataacagcgtgtgaataaccgtgtgaataacagcgtgtgaataacagcgtgttaataacagcgtgttaataacagcgtgttaataacagcgtgttaataacagcgtgtgaataacagcgtgtgaataacagcgtgtgaataacagcgtgttaataacagcgtgttaataacagcgtgtgaataacagcgtgttaataacagcgtgtgaataacagcgtgttaataacagcgtgttaataacagcgtgtgaataacagcgtgttaataacagcgtgttaataacagcgtgttaataacagcgtgtgaataacagcgtgttaataacagcgtgttaataacagcgtgtgaataacagcgtgtgaataacagcgtgttaataacgtgttaataacagcgtgtgaataacagcgtgtgaataacagcgtgtgaataacagcgtgttaataacagcgtgtgaataacagcgtgttaataacagcgtgttaataacagcgtgtgaataaccgtgtgaataacagcgtgttaataacagcgtgttaataacagcgtgttaataacagcgtatgaataacagcgtgttaataacagcgtgtgaataacagcgtgttaataacagcgtgtgaataaccgtgtgaataacagcgtgttaataacgtgttaataacagcgtgttaataacagcgtgttaataacagcgtgtgaataacagcgtgttaataacagcgtgttaataacagcgtgttaataacagcgtgttaataacagcgtgtgaataacagcgtgttaataacagcgtgttaataacagcgtgtgaataaccgtgtgaataacagcgtgttaataacgtgttaataacagcgtgttaataacagcgtgttaataacagcgtgttaataacagcgtgtgaataacagcgtgttaataacagcgtgttaataacagcgtgttaataacaacgtgttaataacagcgtgtgaataacagcgtgtgaataacagcgtgtgaataacagcgtgtgaataataacgtgttaataacagcgtgttaataacagcgtgtgaataacagcgtgttaataacagcgtgttaataacagcgtgttaataacagcgtgtgaataacagcgtgtgaataacagcgtgttaataacagcgtgtgaataacagcgtgttaataacagcgtgtgaataacagcgtgttaataacagcgtgttaataacagcgtgtgaataacagcgtgtgaataacagcgtgttaataacagcgtgtgaataacagcgtgttaataacagcgtgttaataacagcgtgtgaataacagcgtgtgaataacagcgtgttaataacagcgtgtgaataacagcgtgttaataacagcgtgttaataacagcgtgtgaataacagcgtgttaataacagcgtgttaataacagcgtgttaataacaacgtgttaataacagcgtgtgaataacagcgtgtgaataacagcgtgtgaataacagcgtgtgaataacagcgtgttaataacagcgtgtgaataacagcgtgttaataacagcgtgtgaataacagcgtgttaataacagcgtgtgaataacagcgtgtgaataacagcgtgttaataacagcgtgtgaataacagcgtgttaataacagcgtgtgaataacagcgtgttaataacagcgtgtgaataacagcgtgttaataacagcgtgtgaataacaacgtgttaataacagcgtgtgaataacagcgtgtgaataacagcgtgtgaataacagcgtgtgaataacagcgtgttaataacagcgtgtgaataacagcgtgttaataacagcgtgttaataacaacgtgttaataacagcgtgtgaataacagcgtgtgaataacagcgtgtgaataacagcgtgtgaataacagcgtgtgaataacagcgtgACAGCTGTTGCctcgctctgattggctgctttcttcttcttctcagttATTACTGTAACGTCTGTGACTGCGTCGTCAAAGACTCCATCAACTTCCTGGATCACATCAACGGAAAGAAACGTGAGTTCACCTCAAACAGAAGTTCAAGTCAGCTGTTGGTCTCATTCTGAACCCATTACCCTCGTTAACCCTTTACTAACTGTTAcccaacgtgtgtgtgtgtctctgactgtgtgtgtgtgcgtgcgtgcgtgtgcgtgagCAGACCAGAGGAACTTGGGCATGTCGATGAGAGTGGAGCGCTCGTCTCTGGATCAGGTGAAGAAACGCTTCGAGCagaacaagaagaagatggaggagaAGCAGAAGGAGTACGACTTTGAGGAGCGCATGAAGGAGCtgagggaggaggtgaggagaggaggggaggacaggagaggaggaggagaggagaggagaggaggggaggagagaggagaggagaggaggagaggaagtggaAGTGGTGCTGGGAGTTGTAGTTCTCTgatgtcctctgtgtgtgttgtcagcaggagacaggaagtggaggTGGTGCTGGGAGTTGTAGTTCTCTgatgtcctctgtgtgtgttgtcagcaggagacaggaagtggaggTGGTGCTGGGAGTTGTAGTTCTCTgatgtcctctgtgtgtgttgtcaggaGGAGAAGGCAAAGGCCTACAAGAAGGAGAAGCAGAAGGAGAGGAAGCGGCGGGCCGAGGAGGACGTGGACTTTGAGGAGGACGATGAGATGGCGGCGGTGATGGGCTTCTCCGGCTTCGGCTCGTCCAAGAAGAGTCACTGACGCTGTGCGGCGCCACGGCGAGGACCGCCAACCGCCACGGCGAGGACCGCCACGCAGTCAGCTGGACTTTGAGACCAGAACCGGACTGTAAAGACGGGACAGACGAGTCCTGGACCTCCGTCAGACTTTTAAACCTCTAAATATTCTTCCCGTTTTGTCCAcaatcatgcttttattttggtagttccATCCATCACTGTCAGTTCAGCAGCTTCCTGTCGGAGACACAAGTGAAAGTGAAGGTGAAGGCATTGTTTTAATCACCtgagagaggacgagaggacgagaggacggaCAGAAGTAAAGAGACTCTGACTGCGATGCGTTCAGGTTCATGCAGATTAAATAGTTTCCCCCGTTAGAAACACCTGGAGAAGAAGCGgttaaatatatttaacaagTTAAAATGTAAAGATTCAAACACTCAGATTCTCGTTATGAAGAATAGATTCATAATTAATTATTCTAGTTGGTTCTAAACTGAAGTTTTGATATTAAGACTGAGTGTTTTATTGGACATGAAATGATTTAATTATTCAAATCAACACTTTTTTAATTTGAGCTTGTTAAATGTTTGTTAGTTTTATTATGTTCAACATGTTGACTTCGTCTAGTTTtaataaaatctgttttttgtttctaGTCGGTTCTCTGATTTACCATCTCGGTTTGTGTCAGTGAACGCATCACTGGAGGCTCATCTTTAATATTGTGTTGCCTTCAGGGTCCGTCGGTCATCTCCAGCTTCACTTGATTTAAAGTCTCTGTTAATAAAACACTGATTATAAAGTaccgttataaagtaccgattataaagtaccgaatataaagtaccgttataaagtaccgaatataaagtaccgttataaagtaccgttataaagtaccgaatataaagtaccgttataaagtaccgaatataaagtaccgttataaagtaccgattataaagtaccgaatataaagtaccgttataaagtaccgaatataaagtaccgttataaagtaccgttataaagtaccgaatataaagtaccgttataaagtaccgttataaagtaccgaatataaagtaccgttataaagtaccgttataaagtaccgaatataaagtaccgttataaagtaccgttataaagtaccgaatataaagtaccgttataaagtaccgttataaagtaccgaatataaagtaccgttataaagtaccgattataaagtaccaattataaagtaccgaatataaagtaccgttataaagtaccgaatataaagtaccgttataaagtaccgaatataaagtaccgttataaagtaccgaatataaagtaccgttataaagtaccgattataaagtaccgattataaagtaccgttataaagtaccgaataCAAAGTACCGATTACAAAGTaccgttataaagtaccgaatataaagtaccgttataaagtaccgattataaagtaccgattataaagtaccgaatataaagtaccgttataaagtaccgattataaagtaccgaatataaagtacagttataaagtaccgaatataaagtaccgttataaagtaccgattataaagtaccgaatacaaagtaccgttataaagtaccgaatataaagtaccgaatataaagtaccgttataaagtaccgattataaagtaccgaatataaagtaccgttataaagtaccgttataaagtaccgattataaagtaccgaatacaaagtaccgttataaagtaccgttataaagtaccgattataaagtaccgattataaagtaccgaatataaagtaccgttataaagtaccgaatataaagtaccgattataaagtaccgaatataaagtaccgttataaagtaccgattataaagtaccgattataaagtaccgattgtaaagtaccgttataaagtaccgattataaagtaccgaatataaagtaccgttataaagtaccgaataTAAAGTACCAATTATAAAGTACCGAATACAAAGTACCGAATACAAAGTACCGATTATAAAGTACCGAATATAAAGTaccgttataaagtaccgaataTAAAGTACCGATTATAAAGTACCGAATATAAAGTACCGAATATAAAGTACCGATTATAAAGTACCGATTATAAAGTACCGAATACAAAGTACCGAATACAAAGTACCGATTATAAAGTACCGAATATAAAGTaccgttataaagtaccgaatataaagtaccgattataaagtaccgattataaagtaccgaatataaagtaccgttataaagtaccgaataTAAAGTACCGATTATAAAGTACCGAATACAAAGTACCGAATACAAAGTACCGATTATAAAGTACCGATTATAAAGTACCGAATATAAAGTACCGATTATAAAGTACCGATTACAAAGTACAAAATATAAAGTaccgttataaagtaccgaataTAAAGTACCGTTACAAAGTACCGATCATAAAGTAACGATTATAAAGTAACGATTATAAAGTAACGAATATAAAGTACCGTTATAAAGTACCCATTATAAAATACTGAGTACCGATTATAAAGTACCGCTATAAAGTACCGAATATAAAGTACCGATTACAAAGTACCGATTATAAAGTACTGATTATAAAGTACCGTTATAAAGTACAGAATATAAAGTACCCATTATAAAATACTGAGTACCGATTATAAAGTACCGCTATAAAGTACCGAATATAAAGTACCGATTATAAAGTACCGATTACAATGTACCGATTACAAAGTACCGATTATAAAACTCCGATTATAAAGTACCGATTATAAAGTACCGATTATAAAGTACCGATTACAAAGTACCGATTATAAAGTATTGAATATAAAGTACGAAGTATATAAGTAGGTAACGTCAGcctacctttgtgtctgactgagTACACTGAAAGTATTCtcttattgtatttttaaaaggagtacactaatagtacactaacagtacactaatagtacactgacagtacactaatagtactctaatagtatactaacagtacactaatagtacactaacagtacactaacagtacactgacagtactctaatagtatactaacagtacactaatagtactctaatagtactctaatagtatactaacagtacactaatagtacactaacagtacactaaca
This window harbors:
- the LOC141752981 gene encoding zinc finger matrin-type protein 2, giving the protein MASGSGSSKNDFRRKWDKDEYENLAQKRLAEERDRERRDGKTAPPVKRDLLRHRDYKVDLESKLGKTIVITKTTPQAEMGGYYCNVCDCVVKDSINFLDHINGKKHQRNLGMSMRVERSSLDQVKKRFEQNKKKMEEKQKEYDFEERMKELREEEEKAKAYKKEKQKERKRRAEEDVDFEEDDEMAAVMGFSGFGSSKKSH